GCTTTAGCCTTATTAGTATTTTTCGCTAGGCCTTCAAATTTCACTGCATTTCACGGCTTGTTACCTTTCGGAATAGCTGGAATATTTGAAGCAATGCCTTTTGCTATGTTCGCCTTTGGAGGAGCAAGAGTAGTCCCAGATTTTGCTGAGGAAGCTAAAAGGAAGAGAGATTTAATTTATGCATTACTTTTCACTATACTCGGGCAAGCAACTATATACATACTTTACGACGTAACTTTAATAACTACAGTTAACTGGAAAGCTTTCGGAATTGGACAGGGTAATTGGGCGGGCTTAAGCAATGTAGTAGGAAATCCTTTCGTTATCTTAGCCTCATCTTACGATTTGAAAATATTTCTCGTCATAATACTATTAGCGGCAATACTAGGTCCTTTCCTTACTGGGTACATATATATGGGCAGCGGGAGTAGAGTATTATTAGCAATGGGAAGGTCAAACTTCATGCATAAGGCGATGAAGCAACTTCACGAGAAGTATGCAGTACCTTATTGGGGATTGATAACTTTTGCAGTAGTAGGAGCATTAATAACTTTCCTGTTTGCTCCAATACCTAGCATTTATGGACTAATAGACGATAGCGTAGTTGCTGGTTATTTAGGTTTTGCAACAAATCCCGTTGCTTTGGTAGTACTTAGAAGACAAGGAGCTACAAAGTACAGAATTCCGTTTGGTAATGCAATTTCAGCAATAGCCTTTGTAGGTTCCTCGCTTATAGTGTTCTGGTCTGGCTGGCCTGCTGTTCCTTATTCGGTATTTCTACTGACAATAGCTGCATTAGTTTTTGCCACGATAGGAAGAGCAACAAAAGACTTCCCAGAATCTATATGGTATATCACTTATATAGGGTTCCTAACTTTAATGACTTATATAGGAAGTGATGGAGCGCTGAGTATCATTCCGTTTATCCCAGCTACGATAATAACCGCAATAGTATCATTAGCAGTGTTCTATCCTTGGGGAATACTTTCGGGCTTAAAGAAGGAGAATTACATAGAACACGAGAATGAAATTACAGAATAAAACAATATATCTCTTTTATTATTTGTTTTAGCCTAGTACAAGGCTCATCACCCTATCGATTTTTTCGCTGAAAGGTACTCCCTTAACTTTTAAGTCTATTTTTGAACTATTCATCAATATCTATTTTTAGATCTCTTATTTAATTATCTCACTCACATAATTCGTTAAAACTGTTTAATATTTCTCCTTATTTTTCTTGAAAGCATCTGTCATTATTTAATCTATAATGATTATACTTTTGTTATTGTTTAACATTTCTCGTTTTTAAAAAGGGAAAATTAACGATAGTTAATTTTATATAGATAGTTCATGGAGAATTTTTAGCATCTTCCTTCCGTTATCTAACATCCAAAGGTCGTTATTAAAAAAGACGTATACCTTTTCTGGATTAAGAGAAATTGCCTTCTTAGCATCTTCAATTAGTTCCTCTTCACTATAGTCATAAAAGTACCAATTATCTCTGCCATGCATTCTCAAATAAACAGTTTTGGAGTTATTTATTATGTAAACTCCTATTGGAGAATCAATGGAGACAATTGTCGCCTCTAGGTTTAGCTCTCTGTTAAACCAGCTTTGATCTCTGAATTCTACAGCCATCTTTCTACCTACTTCTTTCTCAAATTCCTTAACTCTCCTTAAGTTTTCCTCAGAGTACTTAAAATTAGGAGGAAGTTGAAAGAGGTAAAAATCAGGGTTTAAATCATGAAAGATTTCTTCAAATTTCTTCCATATTTCAATATCCTTTAGTCTCTTTATGTGAGTTATTATCCTATTAACCTTGACTGCCCACCTTATGTTGAATTTCTTCCAGGATTCTACTTGTTTCTTTGTAGGAAAGCGATAAAAGCTGGCATTGAGTTCAACTGCATTAAATCCAGAGTTTTCAACGTACCACTTTAAGTTCTTCTTAGGATTCCAGTCGTACATCCAGCCTGAGGTTCCAACATATATTTCCATAACAATATATAGTAAAGGTGAAATTTGAACTTCGCTAGTAAGCTTTTTATTCATAAAATAGTAAAGAAATATTGAGGAGTATTTCCTATGAAAAGCCTATCTAACCCGTCGGGGTTGGCCCGAGGGGAATGAGGATAGGTAAAGCCTAGACTCCTCGGGGTTGGCCCGAGGGGAATGAAAGACTTTTAATGAGTATGTTAGTTTTTCTTACAATGAATAAATATTATGTTTTTGTTGATGAATCTTATGATAAAGAAGTCTTCGTATTAGCAATAGTCTGGACTAGAAGTCTTAAGCTGGTAAATAGTATAAAAAGAAGTACATTGAAGAAGTTAAATAAGGATGAGTATAAATTTCATTTTTCAGATGATCGAGATGAAATTAAGAGGATATTTTTATCGAAAATTCTAAATGATTCACTAAATTTCGGAGTCTTGACGTTTGATAGACAACCTAAAAGATGCGAAGAGTATGTAAAATATTATATTATAGATGTGACAAGAGCATTACCTATTTCAAATTCCCTAATTTATATATATGTTAAAGGGTTAAATAAATGGATAGGTAAAAATTGTAATATCAAGGCTGAGGAAAGTAAAATTGGTATTCCCAACAGTAACTTAGTCTGTATTAGGTTTAATTATAAAAAAGAAGAACGAGCTGGACTAGAGATTGCGGATTATATTGCGTCTTTATATAGAAAATGTAAGAACAAAACAGAATC
This genomic interval from Acidianus sp. HS-5 contains the following:
- a CDS encoding DUF3800 domain-containing protein, which codes for MNKYYVFVDESYDKEVFVLAIVWTRSLKLVNSIKRSTLKKLNKDEYKFHFSDDRDEIKRIFLSKILNDSLNFGVLTFDRQPKRCEEYVKYYIIDVTRALPISNSLIYIYVKGLNKWIGKNCNIKAEESKIGIPNSNLVCIRFNYKKEERAGLEIADYIASLYRKCKNKTESLESCNLLENKLKFIIRYYET
- a CDS encoding APC family permease yields the protein MPGLRKEIGFLELFIIGLSGAVATAVFFSQVEMTAYAGPGSLISWIIGILLYFTIGLTYIELSQTYAEAGGPSRYSIYSHGVVTNLINATADLIWYLFIPPIEAYATIEGLDFFFPQLLNSQDYPTLLGAIVGAIILVAYIPFNYYGIKLFAKITAGFGSIKMIFYALPALALLVFFARPSNFTAFHGLLPFGIAGIFEAMPFAMFAFGGARVVPDFAEEAKRKRDLIYALLFTILGQATIYILYDVTLITTVNWKAFGIGQGNWAGLSNVVGNPFVILASSYDLKIFLVIILLAAILGPFLTGYIYMGSGSRVLLAMGRSNFMHKAMKQLHEKYAVPYWGLITFAVVGALITFLFAPIPSIYGLIDDSVVAGYLGFATNPVALVVLRRQGATKYRIPFGNAISAIAFVGSSLIVFWSGWPAVPYSVFLLTIAALVFATIGRATKDFPESIWYITYIGFLTLMTYIGSDGALSIIPFIPATIITAIVSLAVFYPWGILSGLKKENYIEHENEITE
- a CDS encoding DUF72 domain-containing protein, encoding MEIYVGTSGWMYDWNPKKNLKWYVENSGFNAVELNASFYRFPTKKQVESWKKFNIRWAVKVNRIITHIKRLKDIEIWKKFEEIFHDLNPDFYLFQLPPNFKYSEENLRRVKEFEKEVGRKMAVEFRDQSWFNRELNLEATIVSIDSPIGVYIINNSKTVYLRMHGRDNWYFYDYSEEELIEDAKKAISLNPEKVYVFFNNDLWMLDNGRKMLKILHELSI